Within Carassius carassius chromosome 8, fCarCar2.1, whole genome shotgun sequence, the genomic segment GTGTGCACTTGATAATGGATGTAGCACTTTATAACTCCCGGGTTACTTCTGATGGGAGCCCCTGGGAACATAAAACATGAAGGTTTTTAGTCTGAAAGTTAAACTTAGCATTGTTTATCATCACCTACTATGTTTTTGATGTGCCCTGTTACAAATGTAACCACTATTTTCATGTGGTTTATCTCTTCTGATTTCCATATTTGGTGCTTGAGGACAAAAGCAAAAAACATTTGAGTGATCATTGTGCTCTTCTGCTATATTTGGATTGATTGTTTGGCAGGAAAGTATGTCAGCTAAATTCAGCAGCTGTAAACAGCTGGAAGTCATGCAGAGTATAGGTACAGACGAGTTTACATTACTACCTGAGGAAATGACTTCTGGTATGAAATATGACTAGATCTATATAAGCTCAGCTGTCTTTTTCATAAACACTGGAGCTGTTCATGCAGTGCGGTGTAACATGCCTTTAAATTTTAGGAGTTTAAATCTGTGGCACTTTCCATTGCACTTCAATGCCTGTGActtttttctattattaaatGCACCTTGACCTTCCTTACTGTATTGTAATCATGCAGTGTTATAATTTTGATATAATcgattgaaattatattttatttgccatttttaaCTGTTAACTTATTTCTCATTGCTTGAGACACCATTAACATCATCAGATTAAAACTGTTTTCCTACACATTTTAGTGTTGATTAGATTCATGAAGCATAGCCATTCAGCTCTGCTATTGTGTGACCAAGATCATATTATAGCTTTCACTCATATTTTGAATGACTTCTTTGACGTTtctgttttaattgtaattttaaagttttagtaatttttactccagttaatctaaatgaaaatgagaaatgtttctaaCTGACTGCTTTAATATTTCGTGGCATAGGTGCTGGAAAAACTCTTCCATATTGATATGCAGTTGCTGAAGATTTGTCTCAGCCCAGAAGTTTGGTGCCCTATTCAAGGAAAGTGAGCAgggttgtatatgtgtgtgtgtttgtgtagacgGTGGAACAAAGAAGCTGCGCAGCACCATCCGGCGGAGCACAGAGACAGGCATCGCAGTGGAGATGAGGAACCGTGTCACACGACAGGGCAGTAAGGACTCAACAGATGGCAGCACCAACAGCAACAGCTCTGATGGGACGTGAGTGTGACCCACCACCTCACACATTTAATCCCTGCATCCGAAGGGGCTTAGATCTCACAAAACATGTCCACGGTTCAAAatccaaagaaaaaaatgatCTCATATTTTGCATAGAATAAGCAGAAACCTATTTTTAGGACCACAgctgtttagttttatttagatCATAAATTACAACTGTATTTTATCATGACATGATATGATAACATATTTGTTTCACATTACAGCAGGAAATGTGTTTAATtgccatgaaaataatgtcacaattcaATTATGGTGCAGTACGATTAGGACTGCAACAACTAACTGATAAAATTGGTAAATAatgagtaaagatacaaataaaaaaggtataaaatgattacatttgtatatacaaacacacacacacacacacacacacatatatatatatatatatatatatatatatatatatatatatatatatatattagtgctgtcaaatgattaattgcactcaaaatgagtttttgtttacataatatgtgtgtgtgtgtactgtgtatgtttattatgcatacattaaaaaatttaattttattaaattaatttaaatgtacataaatacacacgtatacagtatgtattttgaaaattttccatgtatatatttatatccatTTACTTTATacgatatataaatatattttgtttatgaacacatttttcttaaatatatgcatgcgtgtgtgtatttatacatgcataataaacatacacagcacacacacatatattatgcaaacaaacctgtatttttggatgcgattaatcgtgattaatcgtttgacagcattaTACAGATTTATACAAATATTGGATATTTTTCAATCTGATTAAATTGATTAATGAAAGAAATAATCCACAGATTAATCAATTAAACATCCTGTCAAAATCATGTCTAGTTCCAGCCTTATATATGCTCAGATCTTGACATGACTCACTcatctgtgagtgtgtgaggttcTGTCACAGTAAATGATGAAGCAGCACTATATATTGTACTGATTAGAAACAAACCTGCTTTGTATTGATGAGTTTGATTGATGGCACATTTCAGCTTCATCTTCCCCCCCACTCGCCTCGGCCCTGAGAGCCAGTTCAGTGACTTCCTGGACGGTCTTGGTCCCGCTCAGATAGTGGGGCGGCAGACATTAGCCACACCGCCGATGGGTAAGACGTTGACCAGAATACACTCAAACACAACAATTATCATCAGGTTAAAAGAAAAATCATATGTTGCATTTTTATTCTGGATTCATTTGAAAATTGTCATTCATTATTACATGTAataagttaatgtttatttacataattatatttaagtaaatatatgtaatttaagTAACCTCAATCCGAGCATCTGAGGCCtttgccatcttcaagaatcagctaaaaacacacctcttccatctttatttgacctactctttattctaattctattcttaagcgaaaagaaaaaacactttcccaccttttagacttgcactttattcatttgctgcttgttttctaaaaaaaaaaaaaaaaatctgtattttcatttattatacaagtaacaaaagcaaaaaagacctctaacactagcttgctctattctttatcTTTTccgtctgttttctttttatttattatattatttaaaaagttaaactaactgagacttgttatagcactttgtaagtcgctttggataatgcgtctgctaaatgactaaatgtcaatgtaaatgcattcattcattttaagtaCTAAATTGATActttatcattacaaatgtgcaattagtaatatattcaaaatacatgAGATACAAGTTTCGATAGAAATGACATTTTAGTTGATCTTAAATGCATTCaacagtacactttaaccatataaaacaataaaacaatagatGTAATTATGAAATTGCATATAAAGATACTACATATAAGTCCTGCTTATGTCAGAAGAAGTGCTTTAAAGttaagctaaataataataaatcatttaagcATAATGCATTTTTTACTGAATTGCAAGTACGATTAAGCGATTgcgtatttgaaaatatttaagttCAGAAACCATTaagttcataattatattacattcctgtaaataaaattttttagTTAGCATTTTTGTTCTACTGACtgccaaacataaaaaaaagctttattctTAAATTTGGAAATTGACGATCAACTTTAGCACATTGCTATGAGAGGTATAATGTAGTACACTAAATAATCCATGAATACAAACTATATTATTATGAAGGATTTgtccaaatatattttttattggagTTTTACCTGTACTTTTGAGCATAgtatatacacaatataaaataatattgtacTGTGCTATTCTGTATCACTTCATGACACACTTTTTTTATCAGCATTATCACCAGGTCTGATAAATGTTAACGTTTTCAAGAGCTCATGGTGATTGAACTGGAGTGTCTGGCTTGTTAGACATAATAATATGTTTCTAATCTCTTCTTTTATGATCAAACATCAAGACAGAAAGTCTCAGGAGTGGAGCCTGTCTTGTTCTTTGTCTCCACCTGCTGTTAATTGATCCCATTGCAAGAAGGCTTTCATAAGCGTTTGGTTTCCTCTGTGTAGGTGATGTTTACATCGGTGTGGTGGATAGAGGGGGTCAGTTAGAGGTCGAGATCACACAGGCCCGAGGTCTGACCCCTAAACCAGGCTCAAAGAACATTCCAGGTAAACCACCGTTAAACATGGTTCAGTTGGATCCTTTTATTCACATTACCTGTTAGCTAAGAACACTGTTTCATCATTGGGTGTTCTCTTCTCTGTCAGCAACATATGTAAAGGTTTATGTCCTGGAGAATGGAATGTGTCTCGCTAAGAAGAAAACCAAAGTGGTGAAGAAAACCCTGGATCCAACCTTCCAGCAGTCCCTGATGTTTGACGAGAGCCCGCAGGGGAAAGTGCTGCAGGTATTCAGTCAAAATCACTCCAGCTgtccttcacaaacacacacttcagaaaACAGCAGACTAGCAGCTAAATACACAGCGCTCCCAAAAAAGTATTTAAGGCCAAAAAACGTTTTGTCTGTCTCAAAACACAGGAGTGTCTACTGTTTTACACAATCCATATTTTGTAAAGACTTTGTAGTGAAAAATATCATCTTAaaatcagtgctttaagtgggccggtacgcactgttactcagtaccgccactttcAAATATAGCTCTtaagcgtaccgccacctctccgtgcacccagaacgtgcttttactgtaccggtacgctcatttggacatctgttttaatcgaggttttaatcctttgcctgcgctgccgcttttcagagcgcccttccaGGGGCGTAGGAGCGATTTTGAACCTGGGGGGGACAGTATATGCCAGGGGGGGTTCGGGGGAAATTCcccagatttttatatatatatatatatatatatatatatatatatatatatatataaagcacttaaatgctcattttatatatatatatatataaagcacttAAATGCTCATTTCTAATGAACAGttgttttctaatttattaaatattgatgaatatatatatataacggctTTATATCAGCCATCAGCCACCCTGCTCTCTATGATTTCGGCATCGGCCATCAAAAAGCCAATATCTGTGGACCACTACAGTAAACGCAATGCAGTAAAGGTGGAAATATTAAAAATGGAATCAGCTGTTAAATGTAGaatatcacagaatctgacaaaattggaattaaaaaaaaggatttcaaaGGGCCCTATGTAGCTTTTCATTATAAAGCTCCAGCGATaaacaatttttacatttaaatatatattcgtatttttcggactataagtcgcacctaaataTAAGTcgaatcagtccaaaaatacgtcatgacaaggaaaa encodes:
- the rims3 gene encoding regulating synaptic membrane exocytosis protein 3, translated to MMLSSSVDVPSPGGMSAVAARNVVRSSSISGAMYSLEKSPSSTGPDATGLAGNKKRRSSLGAKMVAIVGLSQWSKSTLQLNQQDGGTKKLRSTIRRSTETGIAVEMRNRVTRQGSKDSTDGSTNSNSSDGTFIFPPTRLGPESQFSDFLDGLGPAQIVGRQTLATPPMGDVYIGVVDRGGQLEVEITQARGLTPKPGSKNIPATYVKVYVLENGMCLAKKKTKVVKKTLDPTFQQSLMFDESPQGKVLQVIVWGDYGRMDSKCFMGMAQILLDDLDLTSMVGGWYKLFPTSSLADPSIGPLTRRLSQSSLESATSPSCT